The Halobaculum sp. MBLA0143 genome includes a region encoding these proteins:
- a CDS encoding NAD(P)-dependent alcohol dehydrogenase has protein sequence MEAARLHEYTDDVSTGLSIDEVDAPQVTDGSDVIVEVAGAGWCQTDNHIVEGMWESYVPQPLPMTLGHENAGTVVETGDDVRTVSEGDQVVCHPVQTCGTCRYCRQGETMYCENDAFNGLTTDGGFADLLATGERSVVPLPDGVDPVAVAPHADAGITAYHAVKKAVGALVPGDTAVVIGVGGLGRIGLQCLDATSAADIVAVDVKQSARDLAADLGADATVDPTTADVADEISALTDGRGATQVLDFVGSDETTALAPDVCAPGGDHHVIGYGGHIHEPAQALVDGEFAYQGNIVGRYTELRELVALVERGDVSLHTSRYDLGEVNEVAERLEHGEIDGRAVITP, from the coding sequence ATGGAAGCAGCGCGACTCCACGAGTACACCGACGACGTGTCGACGGGGCTGTCGATCGACGAGGTCGACGCGCCGCAGGTGACGGACGGCTCGGACGTGATCGTCGAGGTAGCGGGGGCGGGGTGGTGCCAGACGGACAACCACATCGTCGAGGGGATGTGGGAGTCGTACGTCCCGCAGCCGTTGCCGATGACACTCGGCCACGAGAACGCCGGGACGGTCGTCGAGACCGGTGACGACGTGAGGACCGTCTCTGAGGGAGACCAGGTCGTCTGTCACCCGGTTCAGACGTGCGGCACCTGTCGGTACTGCCGGCAGGGTGAGACGATGTACTGCGAGAACGACGCGTTCAACGGGCTGACGACGGACGGCGGCTTCGCGGACCTGTTGGCGACGGGCGAGCGGTCGGTCGTGCCGTTGCCCGACGGTGTCGACCCTGTCGCGGTCGCCCCCCACGCCGACGCGGGGATCACCGCCTACCACGCAGTCAAGAAGGCCGTCGGCGCGCTCGTCCCGGGCGACACCGCGGTCGTGATCGGTGTCGGCGGACTCGGCCGCATCGGCCTCCAGTGTCTCGACGCCACGAGCGCCGCAGACATCGTCGCCGTCGATGTCAAGCAGTCCGCCCGCGACCTCGCCGCCGATCTCGGTGCCGACGCGACGGTCGACCCGACGACGGCGGACGTAGCCGACGAGATCAGCGCCCTCACCGACGGTCGCGGCGCGACGCAGGTGTTGGACTTCGTCGGATCGGACGAGACCACCGCGCTCGCGCCGGACGTGTGCGCTCCCGGCGGCGACCACCACGTCATCGGCTACGGCGGCCACATTCACGAGCCCGCCCAGGCACTCGTCGACGGGGAGTTCGCCTACCAGGGCAACATCGTCGGTCGGTACACCGAGCTTCGGGAGTTGGTCGCGCTCGTCGAGCGAGGGGACGTGAGCCTCCACACGAGCCGCTACGACCTGGGCGAGGTCAACGAGGTCGCCGAGCGGCTGGAACACGGGGAGATTGACGGACGAGCCGTGATCACACCGTAG
- the purT gene encoding formate-dependent phosphoribosylglycinamide formyltransferase, translating into MTLHHGPLGTPGGANATRLLLLGSGELGKELLSAAQRLGVETVAVDRYDGAPAMQVAHRAHTIDMTDADELRRVVEAEDPALIVPEIEAVATDELGRLESAGYDVVPTAEATRLTMDREWIREFAAEEVGVPTSDYRFADSESAYRDAVEEIGLPAVVKPTMSSSGKGQSVVREESEVDAAWTAATEGSRSDTGRVIVEELVDLDYEITLLTVRHGDETTVCPPVGHRQVDGDYRESWQPHPMADDALADAREMARAVTDGLGGHGIFGVEFFVADGEVSFSELSPRPHDTGLVTLATQSLDQFELHLRAILGLPIPEVELEQSGASAAVVADESIDLPEFDGVDDALADPAVDVRLFGKPDAYDGRRMAVAVADADDVETARERASDAAERIEVFEGATDGEE; encoded by the coding sequence GTGACACTCCACCACGGCCCGTTGGGGACGCCCGGCGGTGCGAACGCGACGCGCCTCCTGTTGCTCGGCAGCGGCGAACTCGGGAAGGAACTCCTGTCGGCGGCCCAGCGGCTCGGTGTCGAGACGGTCGCGGTCGACCGCTACGACGGCGCGCCGGCGATGCAGGTCGCCCACCGCGCTCACACTATCGACATGACGGACGCCGACGAACTCCGGCGCGTCGTCGAGGCGGAAGACCCGGCGTTGATCGTCCCCGAGATCGAGGCGGTCGCCACGGACGAACTCGGACGGCTCGAGTCGGCGGGGTACGACGTGGTCCCGACCGCGGAGGCGACCCGGCTGACGATGGACCGCGAGTGGATCAGGGAGTTCGCCGCCGAGGAGGTCGGCGTCCCGACGAGCGACTACCGCTTCGCCGACTCCGAATCGGCATACCGGGACGCGGTTGAGGAGATCGGGCTCCCGGCGGTCGTGAAGCCGACGATGTCCTCCTCGGGTAAGGGCCAGTCGGTCGTCCGCGAGGAGTCGGAGGTCGACGCCGCCTGGACGGCCGCGACGGAGGGCTCCCGCTCGGACACCGGTCGCGTGATCGTCGAGGAACTGGTGGATCTCGACTACGAGATCACGCTGCTCACCGTCCGGCACGGCGACGAGACGACCGTCTGCCCGCCCGTCGGCCACCGCCAGGTCGACGGCGACTACCGCGAGAGCTGGCAGCCACACCCGATGGCCGACGACGCGCTGGCGGACGCCCGCGAGATGGCCCGCGCGGTGACCGACGGCCTCGGCGGCCACGGCATCTTCGGCGTGGAGTTCTTCGTCGCCGACGGCGAGGTGTCGTTCAGCGAGCTGTCGCCCCGACCACACGACACCGGGCTCGTCACGCTCGCCACCCAGTCGCTGGATCAGTTCGAGTTGCACCTCCGGGCGATCCTCGGGCTGCCGATCCCCGAGGTGGAGCTGGAGCAGTCGGGCGCGAGTGCGGCGGTCGTCGCCGACGAATCGATCGATCTGCCGGAGTTCGACGGCGTCGACGACGCACTCGCCGACCCCGCCGTCGACGTGCGGCTGTTCGGGAAGCCCGACGCCTACGACGGCCGCCGGATGGCAGTCGCCGTGGCGGACGCGGATGACGTGGAGACGGCGCGAGAACGGGCGAGTGACGCGGCCGAGAGGATCGAGGTATTTGAGGGAGCGACGGACGGAGAGGAGTGA
- a CDS encoding DUF4350 domain-containing protein encodes MKRRTMLGLGAAASGGLVFGTGAFTTVTAQRSVNVSTADDGDALLALRPGDENGAYVETDGGTARIDFGEGGLGDGVGTDSRYTFDDVLSVRNQGTQPVFLFTEVTDDSLGDGRLQLFTESADTPLTAANAVELGTGEAVSVGVFLDTTGLDTGEFDVDVTIRATADRPAGGSGPTQPVTDPIQPLQLDSVSSLLASYDDSGDGATGEPLTDDSVIVATAEPTATNVDEDGDGDAVSYPEGTPIPIAALDGNVFAVTGPFVASDTRFGDFGNEELFLNAFDELLGGSGTVVHDESHGQFYSLSPNGGDDFQSFATYAENNGYSYGKEGDDLTAVLSEPDPADAVVITSPSDGFTTDELDALSEFVAAGGTVFLHDQSDFRNFDATDNLNEIAEALNVSFRFNDDQVLDDENNTGASFVPTTTAFNTDRFPRLFDDRSGLGIDIDPTQEYEVAVTEVTDGDTVNVEFQNFLNTPSDTVRIVGIDTPETGDTDERIVEYEGITPDQASDLKALAEDGGSIADQGATAYAEDDLADETVTLSFDPNEPVRGDFGRLLGFLELPNGDVYNREIVADGWARVYSSGFARHDDYWDAENQAQANGSGIWQLSDPGSVPESGDDPVSTLFFPEPVAVSGGTTAVESEAGDPLAAFDDDARVAAVGGPLIDEGFEPSETGDGEPTNDGTQVYPFVTNLLDRLADGGLTDRVVIDGGHGQFGADFGLSSEDVAYYQRYLEGQPDGADDTGSIALEGTNTLTDDAGPQLLANGDLASDALIVTTPTESFTDAERQVVADFADAGGAVLLIGSAADTEALSNFDALVSDLGADVGFTTNAVTDGTNNLGGDETLPTTTAFPGPDGLFTAFTPGPGTGVIDRLVFDSGSALLNADTGADDADRALTDDSIVAVRSEPTARVGDSDGNGDAVDPYDDDPGTDDEIPLVAVETTGSGTVAGITAPFLQDGTDFSAVGNESFVLNLLEEYVDDGTVLWDESHGQFYTLDKFSTFEGLAEGAGYTVEATTDLSGADALVVTSPSAFTSTELSALSSFVSNGGVVVLVDQSDSNDFDQTANLNAVADSLGVGFRFDDAQVFDDQNNTGDAFTPTTTNFDTTTFPELFTAAVSIEEVDGENEYVVVRNDRTEPVALNGWTLSDETDKTFTFPSATLAAGERAVVTTNETPAGTAPSAALTLNWDRGFVWNNDGDTATIRDADGTVVDVFGY; translated from the coding sequence ATGAAACGACGAACGATGCTCGGGTTGGGCGCGGCGGCCAGCGGTGGCCTCGTGTTCGGGACGGGCGCCTTCACGACTGTAACGGCACAGCGTAGTGTGAACGTCTCCACGGCGGACGACGGCGACGCACTCCTGGCACTCCGGCCGGGAGACGAGAACGGCGCGTACGTGGAGACGGACGGCGGGACGGCACGGATCGACTTCGGGGAGGGCGGACTGGGGGACGGCGTCGGTACGGACTCTCGGTACACCTTCGACGACGTACTCAGTGTTCGGAACCAGGGGACACAGCCCGTGTTCCTGTTCACCGAGGTGACAGACGACTCACTGGGCGACGGGAGACTCCAACTGTTCACCGAGAGCGCAGACACGCCGTTGACGGCGGCGAACGCAGTCGAACTGGGGACCGGTGAGGCCGTCTCGGTCGGTGTGTTCCTCGACACGACGGGACTCGACACCGGCGAGTTCGACGTCGACGTGACGATCAGGGCGACTGCCGACCGGCCGGCCGGTGGGTCCGGCCCCACGCAGCCGGTGACCGACCCGATCCAGCCGCTGCAGCTCGACTCCGTGTCGAGTCTCCTAGCCTCGTACGACGACAGTGGCGACGGAGCGACCGGCGAGCCGCTGACCGACGACTCGGTGATCGTCGCAACGGCAGAGCCGACGGCGACCAACGTCGACGAAGACGGCGACGGCGACGCAGTGTCGTACCCGGAGGGGACGCCGATCCCGATCGCGGCTCTCGACGGCAACGTGTTCGCGGTCACCGGGCCGTTCGTCGCGTCCGACACTCGGTTCGGCGACTTCGGCAACGAGGAACTGTTCCTCAACGCGTTCGACGAACTGCTCGGTGGGAGCGGGACGGTGGTCCACGACGAGAGTCACGGACAGTTCTACTCGTTGTCCCCGAACGGCGGCGACGACTTCCAGTCGTTCGCCACGTACGCCGAAAATAACGGCTACAGCTACGGGAAGGAGGGGGACGACCTCACAGCAGTGTTGTCCGAACCGGACCCGGCCGACGCAGTCGTGATCACGTCACCGTCGGACGGGTTCACCACCGACGAGTTGGACGCACTCTCCGAGTTCGTCGCCGCCGGCGGCACGGTGTTCCTCCACGACCAGTCGGACTTCAGGAACTTCGACGCGACAGACAACCTCAACGAGATCGCGGAGGCACTGAACGTGTCGTTCCGGTTCAACGACGACCAGGTGCTCGACGACGAGAACAACACCGGCGCATCGTTCGTCCCGACGACGACTGCGTTCAACACGGATCGGTTCCCGAGACTGTTCGACGACCGTTCCGGGCTGGGGATCGATATCGATCCGACACAGGAGTACGAGGTGGCGGTGACGGAGGTGACGGACGGCGACACCGTCAACGTGGAGTTCCAGAACTTCCTGAACACCCCGTCGGACACGGTCCGGATCGTCGGAATCGACACGCCAGAGACCGGCGATACGGACGAACGCATCGTGGAGTACGAGGGGATCACCCCCGACCAGGCGAGCGATCTGAAGGCACTCGCCGAAGACGGCGGCAGTATCGCCGACCAGGGGGCCACGGCGTACGCCGAAGACGACCTGGCCGACGAGACGGTGACACTCTCGTTCGACCCGAACGAGCCGGTTCGTGGTGACTTCGGTCGGCTGCTCGGCTTCCTCGAACTGCCGAACGGGGACGTGTACAACCGCGAGATCGTCGCGGACGGCTGGGCACGCGTCTACTCCTCCGGGTTCGCCCGACACGACGACTACTGGGACGCGGAGAACCAGGCACAGGCGAACGGCAGTGGGATCTGGCAGTTGTCCGACCCGGGGAGTGTGCCCGAGTCGGGTGACGATCCGGTCTCGACGTTGTTCTTCCCGGAGCCGGTCGCTGTCTCCGGCGGGACGACCGCCGTCGAGAGCGAGGCGGGCGACCCGTTGGCCGCGTTCGACGACGACGCCAGGGTGGCCGCCGTCGGTGGCCCCCTGATCGACGAAGGGTTCGAACCGAGCGAGACGGGCGACGGCGAGCCGACGAACGACGGGACCCAGGTGTACCCGTTCGTCACGAATCTGTTGGATCGGCTCGCCGACGGCGGGCTCACCGACCGGGTCGTGATCGACGGCGGTCACGGTCAGTTCGGGGCGGACTTCGGGCTGTCGAGCGAGGACGTCGCGTACTACCAGCGATACCTGGAGGGACAGCCGGACGGGGCCGACGACACTGGCAGCATCGCGCTGGAAGGCACCAACACGCTCACCGACGACGCCGGCCCACAACTGCTGGCGAACGGTGATCTGGCGTCGGACGCACTGATCGTCACGACGCCGACGGAGTCGTTCACCGACGCGGAACGGCAGGTCGTGGCCGACTTCGCGGACGCGGGCGGTGCGGTACTGCTGATCGGCTCGGCGGCCGACACCGAGGCACTGTCGAACTTCGACGCGCTCGTGTCCGACCTCGGCGCGGACGTCGGGTTCACGACGAACGCGGTGACCGACGGGACGAACAACCTCGGTGGGGACGAGACGCTCCCGACGACGACCGCGTTCCCCGGCCCGGACGGGTTGTTCACCGCGTTCACGCCTGGCCCGGGGACGGGTGTGATCGATCGGTTGGTGTTCGACTCCGGGTCTGCACTCCTGAACGCGGACACCGGCGCGGACGACGCAGACCGGGCGCTGACGGACGACTCGATCGTCGCCGTCCGTTCGGAGCCGACGGCACGAGTGGGCGACAGCGACGGTAACGGCGACGCCGTCGATCCGTACGACGACGACCCGGGCACGGACGACGAGATTCCGCTCGTCGCGGTCGAGACGACCGGGTCGGGGACGGTCGCCGGGATCACGGCTCCGTTCCTCCAAGACGGCACGGACTTCTCGGCAGTCGGCAACGAGTCGTTCGTGCTCAACCTGTTGGAGGAGTACGTCGACGACGGAACGGTGTTGTGGGACGAGAGCCACGGTCAGTTCTACACACTCGACAAGTTCTCCACGTTCGAGGGGCTCGCCGAGGGGGCGGGCTACACGGTCGAAGCGACGACCGACCTGTCGGGAGCGGACGCACTGGTCGTCACGTCGCCGTCTGCGTTCACCAGCACGGAACTGTCGGCGCTGTCGTCGTTCGTCTCGAACGGCGGTGTCGTGGTGTTGGTCGACCAGTCCGACTCCAACGACTTCGACCAGACGGCGAATCTGAACGCGGTGGCCGACTCTCTCGGCGTCGGCTTCCGGTTCGACGACGCACAGGTCTTCGACGACCAGAACAACACGGGCGACGCCTTCACCCCGACGACGACGAACTTCGACACGACGACGTTCCCCGAGCTGTTCACCGCCGCGGTGTCGATCGAGGAGGTGGACGGAGAAAACGAGTACGTCGTCGTCCGCAACGACCGAACGGAGCCGGTCGCGTTGAACGGGTGGACGCTGTCAGACGAGACGGACAAGACGTTCACCTTCCCGTCGGCGACGCTCGCAGCGGGCGAGCGGGCGGTCGTCACGACGAACGAGACGCCCGCCGGGACCGCACCGTCGGCGGCGCTCACGCTCAACTGGGACAGAGGGTTCGTCTGGAACAACGACGGCGACACGGCGACGATCCGAGACGCGGACGGGACCGTCGTGGACGTGTTCGGCTACTGA
- a CDS encoding DMT family transporter, translating into MSRRRSLAAFAVTALLFGGTFVAAKAGLEQLPPLLFLALRFDLGAAVLAGYAAVRLSRSELRPETVGDVIGILATGGLVVGLTNALLFLGQQTTTSGVAAIVFSLNPILTVAIAAWVLPNGRPTFLGVVGTLLGLAGIVVVAGPEAALTGDAGGVLLLAAGAVSIAVGTVLLRWAEPTLSSTARTVWGVPLAALLSHAASVAAGESVAAATFGPTALLAVAYVGVGSGAVAYLAYFALIDGVGPQRANLVFYVVPLVSTVGGWALLGESVGTTTLVGFGVVAAGFSIVLADDLGADGLRRLVGRGSGGTENAPDADPPRAD; encoded by the coding sequence GTGTCGCGTCGCCGCAGTCTCGCAGCCTTCGCCGTCACCGCACTCCTGTTCGGCGGGACGTTCGTCGCCGCGAAAGCCGGATTGGAACAGCTCCCGCCGTTGTTGTTCCTGGCGCTCAGGTTCGACCTCGGCGCGGCCGTGTTGGCGGGCTACGCCGCCGTCCGGCTCTCTCGGTCGGAGCTTCGACCGGAGACCGTCGGCGACGTGATCGGGATTCTCGCCACCGGCGGGCTCGTCGTCGGGCTGACGAACGCCCTCCTGTTCCTCGGCCAACAGACCACGACCAGCGGGGTCGCAGCGATCGTGTTCAGCCTCAACCCGATCCTCACGGTCGCAATCGCGGCGTGGGTGCTCCCGAACGGCCGACCGACGTTCTTGGGTGTCGTCGGCACGCTCCTGGGACTGGCGGGAATCGTCGTCGTCGCCGGACCGGAGGCGGCGCTGACGGGTGACGCGGGCGGCGTGTTGCTGTTGGCGGCCGGCGCAGTCAGCATCGCCGTCGGGACGGTCCTGCTGCGGTGGGCCGAGCCGACGCTGTCGAGCACGGCCCGCACGGTGTGGGGAGTGCCGTTGGCGGCGCTGCTGTCACACGCCGCCAGCGTCGCCGCCGGCGAGTCCGTCGCCGCCGCGACGTTCGGTCCGACGGCGTTGCTCGCGGTGGCGTACGTCGGCGTCGGCTCCGGTGCGGTCGCGTACCTCGCGTACTTCGCGCTGATCGACGGCGTCGGCCCACAGCGGGCGAACCTCGTCTTCTACGTCGTCCCGTTGGTGTCGACCGTCGGCGGCTGGGCGCTCCTGGGGGAGTCCGTCGGCACGACCACACTCGTCGGTTTCGGAGTCGTCGCCGCCGGCTTCTCGATCGTGCTGGCCGACGATCTCGGCGCCGACGGCCTCCGGCGGCTCGTCGGGCGTGGTTCGGGCGGGACGGAGAACGCCCCCGACGCGGACCCGCCACGGGCGGACTGA